A portion of the Roseovarius sp. SCSIO 43702 genome contains these proteins:
- a CDS encoding AMP-binding protein encodes MHDANYLIRRLAAAGPRDRVFATRPDGPEMSYGALFDGAARMAAALVRAGVAPGDRVAVQVEKSLEGVQLYLGTVMAGGVFLPLNTAYTGAEVAYFTGDAEPRVVVCDPAREGGTRSIAGDARVMTLDAGGGGTLVGAAASEAPAAAVARDADDLAAILYTSGTTGRSKGAMLSHANLASNSETLREVWGFTADDVLIHALPIFHTHGLFVATNVALLAGCSVHFLPRFDADAIIDAMPRATALMGVPTFYTRLLEHPGLTRERAANMRLFVSGSAPLLVETHERWEAATGHRILERYGMTETNMNTSNPLNGERRAGTVGFPLPGVELRVMAEGREVQTGEIGVIEVRGPNVFRGYWRMPEKTAEELRPDGWFITGDQGLVDADGYVTIVGREKDMIITGGFNVYPKEVEAVIDEVGRVRESAVIGVPHPDFGEAVVAVVVRAGEVDEAAIMGALGDLAKFKHPKRIVFAEELPRNTMGKVQKKALRDAHAGLFK; translated from the coding sequence ATGCATGACGCGAATTATCTGATCCGACGCCTTGCCGCCGCGGGCCCGCGCGACAGGGTTTTCGCCACGCGCCCCGACGGCCCGGAGATGAGCTATGGTGCGCTGTTCGACGGCGCGGCGCGGATGGCGGCGGCGCTGGTCCGTGCGGGCGTCGCGCCCGGCGACCGGGTGGCGGTGCAGGTGGAGAAATCGCTGGAAGGGGTACAGCTCTATCTCGGGACGGTGATGGCGGGGGGCGTGTTCCTGCCGCTCAACACCGCCTATACCGGGGCCGAGGTGGCCTATTTCACCGGCGACGCCGAGCCGCGCGTGGTGGTCTGCGATCCGGCGCGCGAGGGCGGGACGCGGAGCATCGCCGGAGATGCGCGGGTCATGACGCTCGACGCGGGTGGCGGCGGGACCCTGGTGGGGGCGGCCGCGAGCGAGGCACCCGCCGCGGCGGTGGCCAGGGACGCGGACGACCTTGCCGCGATCCTCTACACCTCGGGCACCACGGGACGTTCGAAAGGCGCGATGCTGAGCCACGCGAACCTTGCCTCGAACTCGGAGACGCTGCGCGAGGTGTGGGGGTTCACCGCCGATGACGTGCTCATCCACGCGCTGCCGATCTTTCACACGCATGGCCTTTTCGTCGCGACGAACGTGGCGCTGCTGGCCGGGTGCTCGGTGCATTTCCTGCCGCGCTTCGACGCGGACGCGATCATCGACGCGATGCCACGCGCCACGGCGCTCATGGGGGTGCCGACCTTCTACACGCGGCTCCTGGAGCATCCCGGCCTCACGCGGGAGCGGGCCGCCAACATGCGGCTTTTCGTGTCGGGCTCGGCCCCGCTCCTGGTCGAGACGCATGAGCGGTGGGAGGCGGCGACGGGGCACCGCATCCTCGAACGCTATGGCATGACCGAGACCAACATGAACACCTCGAACCCGCTCAACGGAGAGCGGCGGGCGGGGACCGTGGGCTTTCCGCTTCCGGGGGTGGAACTGCGGGTGATGGCCGAGGGACGCGAGGTGCAAACGGGCGAGATCGGCGTGATCGAGGTGCGGGGGCCGAACGTTTTCCGGGGCTACTGGAGAATGCCCGAGAAGACCGCCGAGGAGCTGCGCCCGGACGGGTGGTTCATCACCGGCGACCAGGGCCTTGTCGACGCGGATGGCTACGTGACCATCGTGGGGCGCGAGAAGGACATGATCATCACCGGCGGCTTCAACGTCTATCCCAAGGAGGTCGAGGCGGTGATCGACGAGGTGGGCCGCGTGCGAGAAAGCGCCGTGATCGGCGTGCCGCATCCCGATTTCGGCGAGGCCGTGGTCGCCGTGGTGGTGCGCGCGGGCGAGGTGGACGAGGCCGCGATCATGGGCGCGCTGGGCGACCTCGCGAAGTTCAAGCACCCCAAGCGCATCGTCTTTGCCGAAGAGCTTCCGCGCAACACGATGGGCAAGGTGCAGAAGAAAGCCCTGCGCGACGCGCACGCAGGGCTTTTCAAGTAA
- a CDS encoding DMT family transporter codes for MQPVKGIALKLCAVILFICMASLIKATSDHVPPGEAVFFRSFFAIPVIFVWLVMRGELRTGLKVVSPMGHFWRGFVGTAAMGLSFTALGLLPLPEATALGYTAPLLTVVFAAMFLDERVGVFRISAVTLGLVGVVIVLSPRLTAFGGETVSTAQALGALAALTGAVCAALAQIYIRKLVAFERTSAIVFYFSLTSSILAALTAPFGWVMPDAPEFAMLVAAGLLGGTAQIFLTSCYRFADASVVAPFDYASMIFALVIGFFVFDEVPTGPMLGGAAIVIFAGCLIIWRERQLGLRRARARAVKTPYG; via the coding sequence ATGCAGCCTGTCAAAGGTATCGCGCTCAAGCTCTGCGCCGTCATCCTCTTCATCTGCATGGCCTCGCTCATCAAGGCCACCTCGGATCACGTGCCGCCCGGCGAGGCGGTGTTCTTCCGCTCGTTCTTCGCGATACCCGTGATCTTCGTCTGGCTCGTGATGCGGGGCGAGCTGCGCACCGGGCTGAAGGTCGTCTCGCCCATGGGCCACTTCTGGCGCGGCTTCGTCGGCACGGCCGCCATGGGGCTGAGCTTCACCGCGCTGGGCCTGCTGCCGCTGCCCGAGGCGACGGCGCTGGGCTATACCGCCCCGCTTCTCACGGTGGTTTTCGCGGCGATGTTCCTCGACGAACGCGTGGGCGTCTTTCGCATCAGCGCGGTGACGCTGGGGCTCGTGGGCGTCGTCATCGTCCTCAGCCCGCGCCTGACCGCCTTCGGCGGCGAAACCGTCTCGACGGCGCAGGCGCTCGGTGCGCTCGCCGCGCTCACCGGCGCGGTCTGCGCCGCGCTGGCCCAGATCTACATCCGCAAGCTCGTCGCGTTCGAGCGCACCTCGGCCATCGTCTTCTACTTCTCCCTCACCTCCAGCATCCTCGCGGCGCTCACCGCGCCCTTCGGCTGGGTCATGCCCGACGCGCCCGAGTTCGCGATGCTCGTCGCCGCGGGGCTGCTGGGCGGGACGGCCCAGATCTTCCTGACCTCCTGCTACCGTTTCGCCGATGCCTCGGTCGTGGCACCCTTCGATTACGCCTCGATGATCTTCGCGCTCGTCATCGGCTTCTTCGTCTTCGACGAGGTGCCCACCGGCCCGATGCTGGGCGGCGCGGCGATCGTGATCTTCGCGGGTTGCCTGATCATCTGGCGCGAGCGGCAACTGGGCCTGCGCCGGGCCCGCGCCCGCGCGGTCAAGACGCCCTATGGCTGA
- a CDS encoding NAD-dependent succinate-semialdehyde dehydrogenase, whose protein sequence is MSNTIETINPTDGSVIDTYETMERAEVERRIEACHEAFLDWRRKSHEERGEIIRAIGQGLRDNKDEFARLMTREMGKLLSQSEQEIELCAAICDYTAETGPKELAPEDREIDSGQRGRVVHAPLGVIYGIQPWNFPCYQVVRYSIANLMAGNGVLLKHAANVTGSGLMVEKIYREAGLPEGLFATLIISHDQSDEVIKHELVRGVTLTGSPDAGRHVAEKAGAELKKTVLELGSNDAYLVLSDADLETAVETCVQGRIYNNGETCIAAKRFIVVDSLYDRFRDAYVEKMKALKHGDPMGDDADLGPMAREDLRDDLHEQVQESVKKGAKVLCGGEMPEGKGWFYPATVLDNVEPGQPAYDDELFGPVSSLIRAKDDADAMRIANDSRFGLGGGIISGDTERAMKLAEEEFDTGMVFINGFGLATPNMPFGGVKDSGYGREHGGFGMKEFTNAKAVLVM, encoded by the coding sequence ATGAGCAACACGATCGAGACGATCAACCCGACCGACGGTTCGGTCATCGACACCTACGAGACCATGGAAAGGGCCGAGGTGGAACGCCGCATCGAGGCGTGCCACGAAGCCTTTCTCGACTGGCGCAGGAAAAGTCACGAGGAGCGCGGAGAGATCATCCGCGCCATCGGACAGGGCCTGCGCGACAACAAGGATGAATTCGCCCGCCTCATGACCCGCGAGATGGGCAAGCTGCTCTCGCAATCCGAGCAGGAGATCGAACTTTGCGCCGCGATCTGCGACTACACGGCCGAGACCGGCCCCAAGGAACTGGCCCCCGAGGACCGCGAGATCGACAGCGGCCAGCGCGGGCGCGTGGTTCATGCGCCGCTAGGCGTGATCTATGGCATCCAGCCTTGGAACTTCCCCTGCTACCAGGTCGTGCGCTACTCCATCGCGAACCTCATGGCCGGCAACGGCGTGCTTCTGAAACACGCGGCCAACGTGACGGGGTCGGGCCTCATGGTCGAGAAGATCTATCGCGAGGCGGGCCTGCCCGAGGGGCTCTTCGCCACGCTCATCATCAGCCATGACCAGTCCGACGAGGTCATCAAGCACGAGCTCGTGCGCGGCGTGACCCTGACCGGAAGCCCCGACGCGGGCCGCCACGTGGCCGAGAAGGCCGGGGCCGAACTCAAGAAAACCGTGCTCGAGCTCGGGTCGAACGACGCCTATCTCGTGCTCTCGGATGCCGACCTCGAAACCGCGGTCGAGACCTGCGTGCAGGGCCGGATCTACAACAACGGCGAAACCTGCATCGCCGCCAAGCGGTTCATCGTGGTGGACAGCCTCTATGACAGGTTCCGCGACGCCTATGTCGAGAAGATGAAGGCGCTGAAGCACGGCGATCCGATGGGGGACGATGCCGATCTCGGCCCCATGGCGCGCGAGGATCTGCGCGACGACCTGCACGAGCAGGTGCAGGAAAGCGTGAAGAAGGGGGCCAAGGTGCTCTGCGGCGGCGAGATGCCCGAGGGCAAGGGCTGGTTCTACCCCGCGACCGTGCTCGACAACGTGGAGCCGGGGCAGCCGGCCTATGACGACGAGCTTTTCGGCCCGGTCTCATCGCTCATCCGGGCCAAGGATGACGCGGACGCCATGCGCATCGCCAATGACAGCCGTTTCGGCCTGGGCGGCGGCATCATCTCGGGCGATACCGAGCGCGCGATGAAACTGGCCGAGGAAGAATTCGACACCGGAATGGTCTTCATCAACGGTTTCGGCCTCGCCACGCCCAACATGCCCTTCGGCGGGGTGAAGGACTCGGGCTATGGCCGCGAACATGGCGGGTTCGGGATGAAGGAATTCACCAACGCCAAGGCGGTTCTGGTGATGTAA
- a CDS encoding FAD-binding oxidoreductase, whose translation MSRIYPAHAYGPAPRANCYWPTTAAPVEVPRAEGELAADVIVVGAGFTGLSCALRMAEAGADVVVLEAEYPGWGASGRNGGFCCLGGSAASDEALRRTYGEDARKEWCRAELASVAFAQELMARHGMEVDAHSEGESLMAHTRKAADGFEARARQLEEDYGVAPTITPEAELAQNGMKGPFFAALNLPIGQAVNPVKYVNGLARAAMNAGVRIYGQSPVQGIEGRDGYTVTTPQATVRAGRLVMATNGYSSDDLPEWMRARYLPTQSNVIVTRPMTDEELRAQGWTTNQMCYDDRFFLHYFRLMPNNRMLFGMRAGLRCSPQGDAHMLGVIKGHFDRMFPAWSHVEVEHYWNGLLSISWDRTPYTGPIPEMPDAFVSMSYHGNGVAMASYAGALLGDQVMGRSGKLLHPEIMKRPPERMPLGPFRRKLMWPLYAWATLRGD comes from the coding sequence ATGAGCCGGATCTATCCCGCCCATGCCTATGGCCCCGCGCCACGGGCGAACTGCTACTGGCCCACGACCGCCGCCCCGGTGGAGGTGCCGCGCGCGGAGGGCGAGCTCGCGGCGGACGTGATCGTGGTGGGCGCGGGGTTCACCGGGCTGTCCTGTGCGCTGAGGATGGCCGAGGCGGGCGCGGACGTGGTCGTGCTGGAGGCCGAGTATCCGGGCTGGGGCGCGTCGGGGCGCAATGGCGGGTTCTGCTGTCTCGGGGGGTCGGCGGCGAGCGACGAGGCGCTGCGGCGGACCTATGGCGAGGATGCGCGCAAGGAGTGGTGCCGGGCCGAGTTGGCCTCGGTCGCGTTCGCGCAAGAGCTGATGGCGCGTCACGGGATGGAGGTGGACGCCCATTCCGAGGGCGAGAGCCTCATGGCGCATACGAGAAAGGCGGCCGACGGGTTCGAGGCGCGGGCGCGGCAGCTCGAGGAGGATTACGGCGTCGCGCCCACGATCACGCCCGAGGCGGAGCTTGCGCAGAACGGCATGAAGGGTCCGTTCTTTGCCGCGCTCAACCTGCCCATCGGACAGGCGGTCAACCCGGTCAAATACGTGAACGGCCTCGCCCGGGCGGCGATGAACGCGGGGGTGCGGATCTATGGCCAGAGCCCGGTCCAGGGGATCGAGGGGCGGGACGGCTATACCGTCACGACGCCGCAGGCCACGGTGCGCGCCGGGCGGCTGGTGATGGCGACGAACGGCTATTCCTCGGACGACCTGCCGGAGTGGATGCGCGCGCGATACCTGCCCACGCAATCGAACGTGATCGTCACGCGGCCCATGACCGACGAGGAATTGCGCGCGCAGGGCTGGACCACGAACCAGATGTGTTACGACGACCGGTTCTTCCTGCATTATTTCCGCCTGATGCCGAACAACCGGATGCTCTTCGGGATGCGGGCGGGCTTGCGCTGTTCTCCGCAGGGGGACGCGCATATGCTGGGGGTCATCAAGGGGCATTTCGACCGGATGTTCCCCGCCTGGAGCCATGTCGAGGTCGAGCATTACTGGAACGGGCTGTTGAGCATTTCATGGGACCGCACGCCCTATACCGGGCCCATTCCCGAGATGCCGGATGCGTTCGTCTCGATGAGCTATCACGGCAACGGCGTCGCGATGGCAAGCTATGCCGGCGCGCTTCTGGGGGACCAGGTGATGGGGCGGTCGGGAAAGCTGCTGCATCCCGAGATCATGAAACGGCCACCCGAGCGGATGCCGCTGGGGCCGTTCCGACGCAAGCTCATGTGGCCCTTGTATGCGTGGGCCACGCTGCGCGGGGATTGA
- a CDS encoding ABC transporter permease, producing the protein MTRTTWFNTVSLTLGFAFLYLPMVILVIYSFNDSKLVTVWGGFSTRWYGELIRNEAFLDAAWVTLKVAVFSSTIATVLGTMAAYVLVRAGRFVGRTLFSGMIYAPLVMPEVITGLSLLLLFIGIGLDRGVLTIVLAHTTFSMCYVSVVVSSRLVSFDRSLEEAALDLGCGPFEAFRLVTLPIIAPAVISGWLLAFTLSLDDLVIASFTAGPSATTLPIKIFSAVRLGVSPEINALSTIMIGIVTVGVIAASLISKRASLRQEAEERAAVHA; encoded by the coding sequence ATGACGCGCACGACATGGTTCAACACGGTCTCGCTGACGCTCGGGTTCGCGTTTCTCTACCTGCCGATGGTGATCCTCGTGATCTACAGCTTCAACGACTCGAAGCTGGTGACGGTCTGGGGCGGGTTCTCGACCCGGTGGTATGGCGAGCTGATCCGGAACGAGGCGTTCCTCGATGCGGCATGGGTCACGCTCAAGGTCGCGGTCTTCTCCTCGACCATCGCGACGGTGCTGGGCACGATGGCGGCCTATGTGCTGGTCCGGGCGGGGCGGTTCGTGGGGCGCACGCTGTTCTCCGGCATGATCTACGCGCCGCTGGTGATGCCCGAGGTGATCACGGGCCTGTCGTTGCTGTTGCTGTTCATCGGGATCGGGCTCGACCGGGGGGTGCTGACCATCGTGCTGGCGCATACCACGTTCTCGATGTGCTATGTCTCGGTGGTGGTCTCGTCGCGGCTGGTGAGCTTCGATCGCTCGCTCGAGGAGGCGGCGCTGGACCTCGGGTGCGGGCCGTTCGAGGCGTTCCGCCTCGTCACGCTGCCCATCATCGCGCCGGCGGTGATCTCGGGCTGGCTCCTGGCGTTCACGCTGTCGCTCGATGACCTGGTGATCGCGTCCTTCACGGCGGGCCCGTCGGCCACGACGCTGCCGATCAAGATCTTCTCGGCGGTGCGCCTTGGCGTGAGCCCCGAGATCAACGCGCTCTCGACCATCATGATCGGGATCGTGACGGTGGGCGTGATCGCGGCGTCGCTCATCTCGAAGCGCGCGAGCCTGCGACAGGAGGCCGAAGAGCGCGCGGCGGTGCACGCATGA
- a CDS encoding ABC transporter permease subunit, whose amino-acid sequence MVLDRDDHTILDTAAAVLTALAVGAVGVALLAGLALLLLPITPEFVVVEDPLYFLAYLSSLKIAAISTVLTLLVGYPIAYGMANAPHHWRATLLMLVILPFWTSFLIRVYSWMGILSTEGYLNQVLLWTGVISEPLTILNTNVAVYIGIVYTYLPFMILPIYSSLERMDVSLLEAAEDLGCSRISAFWLVTVPLSKAGIIAGSFLVFIPALGEFVIPSLLGGSRTLMIGKVLWEEFFNNRDWPVASAVAVILLLILIIPIILFQRNQQKQREAEG is encoded by the coding sequence ATGGTGCTCGACCGCGATGATCACACGATCCTCGACACCGCGGCGGCGGTGCTGACCGCCCTTGCGGTGGGTGCCGTCGGCGTGGCGCTTCTGGCCGGTCTTGCGCTTCTCCTGTTGCCGATCACGCCCGAGTTCGTGGTCGTCGAGGACCCGCTCTATTTCCTCGCCTACCTGTCGTCGCTGAAGATCGCGGCCATCTCGACGGTCCTCACCCTTCTGGTGGGCTATCCCATCGCCTACGGCATGGCGAACGCGCCGCATCACTGGCGCGCGACGCTCCTGATGCTGGTGATCCTGCCCTTCTGGACCTCGTTCCTGATCCGGGTCTATTCGTGGATGGGGATCCTCTCGACCGAGGGGTATCTCAACCAGGTGCTGCTCTGGACCGGCGTGATCTCGGAGCCGCTGACGATCCTCAACACCAATGTCGCGGTCTATATCGGAATCGTCTATACCTACCTGCCCTTCATGATCCTGCCGATCTATTCCTCGCTCGAGCGGATGGATGTGAGCCTTCTGGAGGCGGCGGAGGACCTGGGCTGTTCGCGCATCTCGGCCTTCTGGCTGGTGACGGTGCCGCTCTCGAAGGCGGGGATCATCGCGGGGTCGTTTCTCGTCTTCATCCCGGCGCTGGGCGAGTTCGTCATCCCGTCTCTGCTGGGCGGATCGCGGACGCTGATGATCGGCAAGGTGCTCTGGGAAGAGTTCTTCAACAACCGCGACTGGCCGGTGGCGAGCGCGGTGGCGGTGATCCTGCTCCTCATCCTGATCATCCCGATCATCCTGTTCCAGCGCAACCAGCAGAAACAGAGGGAGGCCGAGGGATGA
- a CDS encoding ABC transporter ATP-binding protein, which produces MGEKTFEPWNDPNETPLIQFRNVTKRFGSFTAIDDQSFDIYAKEFFALLGPSGCGKTTMMRMLAGFEAPTEGTILLGGQDMAPIPPNKRAVNMMFQSYALFPHLSVWDNIAFGLKRDRMPKQQIEERVAEMLKLTRLEKFAQRKPHMISGGQRQRVALARSLAKAPKLLLLDEPLGALDAKLRQDTQFELMDIQEKTGTTFVIVTHDQEEAMTVASRVAVMDHGKIIQADTPANIYEAPNSVYVADFIGDVTIIEGRVTRREDGYDLRFAEGQPELHVKSDRSLNDGQTGYIAIRPEKVAISAEKPQDAANAVRGTILDIAYLGNLSTYHVKLPNGQIIKAQAANTRRLSMRPFSWEDTVWLSWTDTAGVLLEG; this is translated from the coding sequence ATGGGCGAAAAGACCTTTGAGCCGTGGAACGATCCGAACGAGACGCCGCTCATCCAGTTCAGGAACGTGACCAAGCGTTTCGGCTCCTTCACGGCGATCGACGACCAGAGCTTCGACATCTACGCCAAGGAATTTTTCGCCCTGCTCGGCCCGTCGGGATGCGGCAAGACCACGATGATGCGGATGCTCGCGGGGTTCGAGGCGCCGACCGAGGGAACGATCCTTCTCGGCGGGCAGGACATGGCCCCCATCCCGCCCAACAAGCGCGCGGTGAACATGATGTTCCAGTCCTACGCGCTTTTCCCGCATCTCTCGGTCTGGGACAACATCGCCTTCGGGCTCAAGCGGGACCGGATGCCGAAGCAGCAGATCGAGGAACGGGTGGCCGAGATGCTGAAGCTCACCCGGCTCGAAAAATTCGCGCAGCGCAAGCCGCACATGATCTCGGGCGGGCAACGGCAGCGCGTGGCGCTGGCGCGCAGCCTCGCCAAGGCGCCCAAGCTGCTGCTTCTCGACGAGCCCCTGGGCGCGCTGGACGCGAAGCTGCGGCAGGACACGCAGTTCGAGCTGATGGACATCCAGGAAAAGACCGGCACCACCTTCGTGATCGTCACCCACGACCAGGAGGAGGCGATGACCGTGGCGTCCCGCGTGGCGGTGATGGATCACGGCAAGATCATCCAGGCCGACACGCCGGCCAATATCTACGAGGCGCCGAATTCGGTCTACGTCGCGGATTTCATCGGGGACGTCACGATCATCGAGGGCCGCGTCACGCGCCGGGAGGACGGATATGACCTGCGCTTTGCCGAAGGGCAACCGGAGTTGCACGTCAAGTCCGACCGGAGCCTCAACGACGGGCAGACGGGATACATCGCCATCCGGCCCGAGAAGGTCGCGATCAGTGCAGAGAAGCCGCAGGATGCCGCGAACGCCGTGCGCGGCACGATCCTCGACATCGCGTATCTGGGGAACCTCTCGACCTATCACGTGAAGCTTCCCAACGGCCAGATCATCAAGGCGCAGGCCGCGAACACCCGGCGCCTGTCGATGCGGCCTTTCAGCTGGGAGGACACGGTCTGGCTGAGCTGGACCGACACCGCCGGCGTATTGTTGGAGGGCTGA
- a CDS encoding polyamine ABC transporter substrate-binding protein has translation MKKLLMTTTTALAFGATFAQAEEVRVYNWSDYIDESLLEKFEQETGLELVYDVFDSNEVLETKMLAGGSGYDVVVPSGTFLQRQIQAGAFQKLDDSKLPNREHMWDVIQERTDQYDPGNEHAINYMWGTTGIGVNVNKVKEVLGEDAPVNSLSLIFEPENMEKLAECGVHFLDAPVELIPAALAYIGEDPDSHDMDVIEKVEPLLTAVRPYVQKFHSSEYINALANGDICVAFGWSGDVLQARDRAAEADNGVEIAYHAPKEGALMWFDMMAIPVDAPNPDGAHKFLNFIMEPENIAAASNYVYYANGNKTSQQYLVEDVIEDTAIYPDEETLENLYTTTPYPAKTQRGVTRLWTKIKSGT, from the coding sequence ATGAAGAAACTTCTGATGACGACAACGACCGCCCTCGCCTTCGGCGCGACATTCGCGCAGGCCGAAGAGGTGCGCGTCTACAACTGGTCGGATTACATCGACGAATCGCTGCTCGAAAAGTTCGAGCAGGAGACGGGCCTCGAGCTTGTCTATGACGTGTTCGACAGCAACGAGGTTCTGGAGACCAAGATGCTGGCCGGCGGGTCGGGCTATGACGTGGTGGTGCCCTCGGGCACGTTCCTCCAGCGCCAGATCCAGGCGGGCGCGTTCCAGAAGCTCGACGATTCCAAGCTGCCCAACCGCGAGCACATGTGGGACGTGATCCAGGAGCGCACGGACCAGTACGACCCGGGCAACGAGCACGCGATCAACTACATGTGGGGCACCACGGGGATCGGCGTGAACGTGAACAAGGTGAAGGAAGTGCTGGGCGAGGATGCGCCCGTCAACTCGCTCTCGCTGATCTTCGAGCCGGAGAACATGGAGAAGCTCGCCGAGTGCGGGGTCCATTTCCTCGACGCGCCCGTCGAACTCATCCCCGCCGCGCTGGCCTATATCGGCGAGGATCCCGACAGCCACGACATGGACGTCATCGAGAAGGTCGAGCCGCTTCTGACGGCGGTGCGGCCCTACGTGCAGAAATTCCACAGCTCGGAATACATCAACGCGCTGGCTAACGGCGATATCTGCGTGGCGTTCGGCTGGTCCGGGGATGTCCTCCAGGCCCGTGACCGCGCGGCCGAGGCCGACAACGGTGTCGAGATCGCCTATCACGCGCCGAAGGAAGGCGCGCTGATGTGGTTCGACATGATGGCGATTCCGGTCGATGCACCGAACCCCGACGGGGCGCACAAGTTCCTCAACTTCATCATGGAGCCCGAGAACATCGCCGCCGCGTCGAACTACGTCTATTACGCGAACGGCAACAAGACGAGCCAGCAATACCTGGTCGAGGACGTGATCGAGGACACCGCGATCTACCCCGACGAGGAGACGCTGGAGAATCTCTACACGACGACGCCCTACCCGGCGAAGACCCAGCGCGGCGTCACGCGGCTCTGGACCAAGATCAAGTCAGGCACCTGA
- a CDS encoding GntR family transcriptional regulator codes for MNGVTGNVTEIAQIDTGGRTAQANLPAHEVVYRKLRAMVLFGDLSPGQAVTIQGLVDQLGVGMTPVREAIRRLVPQGALESRGNRRVSVPLLEASSIAQIIIARQWLDPHLALKACERASDEDVADLAALDERLDRAIEDGDHRAYLELNYRFHRRIYDMADAPILAEMAEGLWLRFGPSMRVVCGRVGTQNLPDRHKDTVEAMRARDAEAAARAIREDVLQGMEQLRAAFDG; via the coding sequence ATGAACGGAGTGACCGGAAACGTGACCGAGATTGCGCAGATCGACACCGGGGGCAGGACGGCGCAGGCGAACCTTCCCGCGCACGAGGTCGTCTACCGCAAATTGCGGGCGATGGTGCTTTTCGGAGACCTTTCGCCGGGGCAGGCGGTGACGATCCAGGGCCTCGTGGACCAGCTCGGCGTCGGCATGACCCCCGTGCGCGAGGCGATCCGCCGGCTCGTGCCGCAGGGCGCGCTTGAATCCCGTGGCAACCGCCGGGTCAGCGTGCCCCTTCTGGAGGCCTCCAGCATCGCCCAGATTATCATTGCCCGTCAATGGCTTGATCCCCATCTGGCGCTCAAGGCATGCGAACGGGCGAGCGACGAGGACGTGGCCGATCTCGCCGCGCTCGACGAACGGCTCGATCGGGCGATCGAGGACGGCGATCACCGCGCCTATCTCGAGCTCAACTACCGCTTCCACCGCCGCATCTACGACATGGCCGACGCGCCGATCCTGGCCGAGATGGCCGAGGGGCTGTGGCTCCGCTTCGGCCCCTCCATGCGCGTCGTCTGCGGACGCGTCGGCACCCAGAACCTGCCCGACCGCCACAAGGACACCGTCGAGGCGATGCGCGCCCGCGATGCCGAGGCCGCGGCGCGCGCCATCCGCGAGGACGTGTTGCAGGGAATGGAGCAATTGCGCGCCGCCTTCGACGGCTGA